In one Ochotona princeps isolate mOchPri1 chromosome 16, mOchPri1.hap1, whole genome shotgun sequence genomic region, the following are encoded:
- the ANKRD11 gene encoding ankyrin repeat domain-containing protein 11 produces the protein MPKSGCSRTPQQDDFSLSNDMVEKQTGKKDKDKVSLNKTPKLDRNDGGKEVRERATKRKLPFTVGANGEQKDSDTEKQGPERKRIKKEPATRKAGLLFGMGLSGIRAGYPLSERQQVALLMQMTAEESANSPVDTTPKHPSQSTVCQKGTPTSASKTKDKVNKRNERGETRLHRAAIRGDARRIKELIGEGADVNVKDFAGWTALHEACNRGYYDVAKQLLAAGAEVNTKGLDDDTPLHDAANNGHYKVVKLLLRYGGNPQQSNRKGETPLKVANSPTMVNLLLGRGTYTSSEESPTDSSEEEDAPSFAPSSSVDGNNTDSEFEKGLKHKAKNPEPQKTTTPVKDEYEFDEDDEQDRVPPVDDKHLLKKDYRREARSSGCISIPKMEVRSFPKNHTVAPKKAVHRILSDTSDEEDSGLAVGPAEKLRLAAHAVVPTSKTRESSNAKQQKEKNKVKKKRKKEPKGKEVRFGKRSDKFCSSESESECSDSDEDDGDSAGSSGCLKGSPLVLKDPSLLGSLSASSASSHGSAAVQKHSANHADPHAKPWHTDNWKTISSPAWSEVSSLSDSTRTRLSSESDYSSESSSVESLKPARKKQEPRKRAGLPSAPERKGVFHGSADGAIARLDKEGKVVKKHKARHRHRERGKGACAGGQELKLRAFAYEYEDARPKVDKAVLLDDAPGDGSKARALRHERDHFKKDEKLGKLKAEDKDWLFKDEKALKRAKDAGRAFREDRERAGKGEKEKAAREEKLRLYKEERKKKCKDRPSKLEKKSDGKEDRGPKEKDKTFRDEKEKLRKDKAHREEPGLDDYCGKSQFLDTEDSKLSLSDEQPERWFSDLSDSTFDFKGEDSWDSPVTEYRDMKGDSVAKLILETVKEDSKERKREAKAREKPRDLRDAFFRKRDRDYVDRGAEKRKEQAEKHRGLPGFLPEKDKRRRDGDRKEALDGAKERKEAHREDAKEHGCEADLRGLEPWERHHPGRDKDKRDGPDKERREKAKAEKYKPVLDKCPKDKDLDKCFRDKKDAKEKHRDKERRASLEPARERKDRLLPGPASEDFPEKKGKEKSWYMADIFTDESEDDKEAREDGREPHAGDRHRKPPAGDRAHADKPKDKDSREKRKDGGKDRKDKIPEKAKEKRDKESADRGKDRRERASGDGALERRARQKLPDKADRRHCSEDKVKSRHREKAERDHGRERKAARGSDVERSLLEKLEEEALHECGEDAHDRMSEVSSDSFTDRGQDPGLSALLEVTFTEPALDDKAKEACGLPEKLREKERHRHSSSSSKKSHERERARKEKAEKKERAEERQGGQAEKEPPGAEPCATPYGVGADTDGVLERAVDLLSAEKKDRSEPEREPPKKAEKELKPYGSGAGSLLKEKKRRERHRDKWREERDRHRDRHARDKDKARDESLRLGETRGKEKGDAAKVSSSSDKPPAPPPPPPPPRDAGRKDARPREKLLGDGDLMMTSFERMLSQKDLEVEERHKRHKERMKQMEKMRHRSGDPKLKDKAKAVDEGRKKSLDLPPKKPPGPEPLCKDRKLKESAPTPPAGPESKPHAGPGAEPKDWLAGPPLKEGLPASPRPDQGRPTGVPTPTSAVSCPSYEEVMHTPRTPSCSAEDYTDLVFDCADSQHPIAVSAASTNACSPSFFDRFSVAPSGLPENPNQTSTRPLSTNLYRSVSVDVRRTPEEEFSVGDKLFRQQSVPTAPSYSSPVQQLLEDKGPLQAVPTDKCACLSPDYYSSDYGLPSPKAEALHCPPAAVVGVTPAPDGVFSSLQAKSSPSSRGELLAPDLGLPLDATEDQQATAAIIPPEPNYLEPLDEGPFSAVITEEPVEWTHPAAEQALPSEHPVGWPVGSDLLLKSPQRFPESPRHFCPAEPLPPGAPGPLGASETSYPVSPVSYPLPVPEPGLEEAKDHGVEELPVTVAVAVTTAEEAAPCAPPPRLGPFFSSCTPLPDPPLPIDPEPACGTAVAPAEPLGPLENTFLDSSQSLPALGQVGPVTWSDAFPTSEDDLDLGPFSLPELPLQTKDVPEVESEPTDEGLAPLEKAPPGAPVAVEGGSVPALTTEEQHALTPDQTSSRLPTEPEPEPGREGPRLEPAPAGVVDAGPAVATDRVPEALDSLPGSGAPRQQPPQGEDQETEAADPPATSHCAPDVPPTDSSTPAQAVDSSGRAEAELAPTHAPAPTGSPLGGPASEATEQEPKPSAETPRAPKVEEIPQRMTRTRAQMLASQGKQSAPVAEREAPAAPAARTKGRGSEDDDTQAQHPRKRRFQRSSQQLQQLHTSTQQTREVIQQTLAAIVDAIKLDAIEPYHSDRSNPYFEYLQIRKKIEEKRKILCYIPPQAPQCYAEYVTYTGSYLLDGKPLSKLHIPVIAPPPSLAEPLKELFKQQEAVRGKLRLQHSIEREKLIVSCEQEILRVHCRAARTIANQAVPFSACTMLLDSEVYNMPLESQGDENKSVRDRFNARQFISWLQDVDDKYDRMKTCLLMRQQHEAAALNAVQRMEWQLKVQELDPAGHKSLCVNEVPSFYVPMVDVNDDFVLLPA, from the exons AGAAGCAGGGTCCCGAGCGGAAGCGGATCAAGAAGGAACCCGCCACACGCAAGGCGGGCCTGCTGTTCGGCATGGGGCTGTCTGGGATCCGAGCCGGCTACCCCCTCTCCGAGCGCCAGCAGGTGGCGCTCCTCATGCAGATGACTGCAGAGGAGTCTGCAAACAGCCCAG TTGACACGACGCCAAAGCACCCCTCCCAGTCCACAGTGTGTCAGAAGGGCACACCCACCTCTGCCTCCAAGACCAAAGACAAAGTGAACAAGAGGAACGAGCGTGGGGAGACGCGCCTGCACCGGGCTGCCATCCGGGGTGACGCCCGCCGCATCAAGGAGCTCATCGGGGAGGGCGCAGACGTCAATGTCAAGGACTTTGCAG GCTGGACAGCGCTGCATGAGGCATGTAACCGGGGCTACTACGACGTTGCCAAGCAGCTGCTGGCCGCAGGCGCAGAGGTCAACACCAAGGGTCTGGATGACGACACACCCCTGCATGACGCCGCCAACAATGGCCACTACAAG GTGGTGAAGCTATTGCTGCGGTATGGAGGAAATCCccagcaaagcaacagaaaaggcGAGACCCCACTCAAGGTGGCCAACTCCCCCACCATGGTGAACCTGCTGCTGGGCAGAGGCACCTACACCTCCAGCGAGGAGAGTCCCACCG ACAGCTCCGAAGAGGAGGACGCCCCGTCCTTCGCCCCATCCAGCTCAGTGGACGGCAACAACACGGACTCCGAGTTTGAGAAGGGCCTCAAACACAAGGCCAAGAACCCCGAGCCCCAGAAAACCACAACGCCCGTCAAGGACGAGTATGAGTTTGACGAGGACGATGAGCAGGACAGGGTGCCCCCCGTGGACGACAAGCATTTGCTGAAAAAGGACTACAGGAGAGAAGCCAGGTCCAGTGGCTGTATCTCCATACCTAAGATGGAGGTCAGAAGTTTCCCGAAAAACCACACGGTCGCACCCAAGAAAGCAGTCCACCGTATCCTGTCGGACACGTCGGACGAGGAGGACAGCGGCCTCGCCGTGGGGCCCGCAGAGAAGCTGAGGCTCGCGGCACATGCGGTGGTGCCCACCAGTAAGACGCGCGAGTCTTCTAATGCCaagcagcaaaaagagaaaaataaggtgAAAAAGAAGCGGAAGAAAGAGCCCAAAGGCAAGGAAGTGCGGTTTGGGAAAAGGAGTGACAAGTTCTGCTCCTCCGAGTCAGAGAGCGAGTGCTCGGACAGCGACGAGGACGACGGGGACTCGGCGGGGAGCTCGGGCTGCCTCAAGGGCTCCCCCCTGGTGCTCAAAGACCCCTCGCTGCTCGGCTCGCTCTCCGCTTCCTCTGCCTCCTCGCATGGCAGCGCCGCAGTCCAGAAGCATAGCGCCAACCACGCAGACCCCCACGCCAAACCCTGGCACACGGACAACTGGAAAACCATCTCCTCCCCGGCCTGGTCCGAGGTGAGCTCCCTGTCAGACTCCACGAGGACGAGACTGAGCAGCGAGTCTGACTACTCCTCGGAGAGCTCCAGCGTGGAGTCGCTGAAGCCGGCCCGCAAGAAGCAGGAGCCCCGCAAGCGCGCAGGGCTGCCGAGCGCGCCCGAGCGGAAGGGCGTCTTCCACGGCAGCGCCGACGGCGCCATcgccaggctggacaaggaggGCAAGGTGGTGAAGAAGCACAAGGCCCGGCACAGACACCGGGAGCGGGGCAAGGGGGCCTGCGCGGGCGGCCAGGAGCTGAAGCTGAGGGCCTTTGCCTACGAGTACGAGGACGCGAGGCCCAAGGTGGACAAGGCCGTGCTCTTGGACGACGCCCCCGGCGACGGCAGCAAGGCCAGGGCGCTGCGGCACGAGCGAGACCACTTTAAGAAAGACGAGAAGCTGGGCAAGCTCAAGGCCGAAGACAAGGACTGGCTCTTCAAGGACGAGAAGGCGCTGAAGAGAGCCAAGGACGCGGGCAGGGCCTTCCGGGAGGACCGAGAGCGCGCGGGCAAGGGCGAGAAGGAGAAGGCCGCCAGGGAGGAGAAGCTGCGGCTCTACAAGGAGGAGCGCAAGAAGAAGTGCAAAGACCGGCCCTCCAAGCTGGAGAAGAAAAGCGACGGGAAGGAGGACAGGGGGCCCAAGGAGAAGGACAAGACCTTCCGAGACGAGAAGGAGAAGCTCAGGAAGGACAAGGCGCACCGGGAGGAGCCCGGGCTGGACGACTACTGCGGCAAGAGCCAGTTCCTGGACACGGAGGACAGCAAGCTGAGCCTCTCGGACGAGCAGCCCGAGCGCTGGTTCTCCGACCTCTCCGACTCCACCTTCGATTTCAAAGGGGAAGACAGCTGGGACTCGCCGGTGACGGAGTACAGGGACATGAAGGGCGACTCTGTGGCCAAGCTCATCCTGGAGACGGTGAAGGAGGACAGCAAGGAGCGGAAGCGCGAGGCCAAGGCCCGCGAGAAGCCGCGCGACCTGCGGGACGCCTTCTTCCGGAAGCGGGACCGGGACTACGTGGACAGAGGCGCCGAGAAGCGCAAGGAGCAGGCCGAGAAGCACAGGGGCCTCCCCGGCTTCCTGCCCGAGAAGGACAAGAGGAGGAGGGACGGCGACCGCAAGGAGGCCCTGGACGGCGCCAAGGAGCGGAAGGAGGCCCACCGGGAGGACGCCAAGGAGCACGGCTGTGAGGCCGACTTGCGGGGCCTGGAGCCCTGGGAGAGGCACCACCCCGGCCGCGACAAGGACAAGAGGGACGGCCCCGacaaggagaggagggagaaggcgAAAGCCGAGAAGTACAAGCCCGTCCTGGACAAGTGCCCGAAGGACAAGGACCTGGACAAGTGCTTCCGGGACAAGAAGGACGCCAAGGAGAAGCACAGGGACAAGGAGAGGAGGGCGTCGCTGGAGCCGGCCCGGGAGCGCAAAGACCGGCTCCTCCCGGGCCCCGCCTCCGAGGACTTCCCCGAGAAGAAGGGCAAGGAGAAGAGCTGGTACATGGCCGACATCTTCACGGACGAGAGCGAGGACGACAAGGAGGCGCGGGAGGACGGCAGGGAGCCGCACGCCGGCGACAGGCACAGGAAGCCCCCCGCCGGCGACAGGGCGCACGCGGACAAGCCCAAAGACAAGGACTCGCGGGAGAAGAGGAAGGACGGGGGCAAGGACAGGAAGGACAAGATTCCTGAGAAGGCCAAGGAGAAGAGGGACAAGGAGTCCGCGGACAGGGGCAAGGACAGGCGCGAGCGGGCCTCGGGGGACGGCGCCCTGGAGaggagggccaggcagaagctcccCGACAAGGCGGACAGGCGGCACTGCTCCGAGGACAAGGTCAAGAGCAGGCACCGGGAGAAGGCCGAGCGAGACCACGGCCGGGAGAGGAAGGCGGCCCGGGGCTCGGACGTGGAGCGCAGCCTGCTGGAGAAGCTGGAGGAGGAGGCGCTGCACGAGTGCGGGGAGGACGCGCACGACCGCATGAGCGAGGTCTCGTCCGACAGCTTCACGGACCGGGGGCAGGACCCCGGCCTGAGCGCCCTCCTCGAGGTGACCTTCACCGAGCCGGCCCTGGACGACAAAGCCAAGGAGGCCTGCGGCCTGCCCGAGAAGCTGCGGGAGAAGGAGCGGCACAGGCACTCCTCGTCCTCGTCCAAGAAGAGCCACGAGCGCGAGCGGGCCAGGAAGGAGAAGGCCGAGAAGAAGGAGCGGGCCGAGGAGCGGCAGGGCGGCCAGGCCGAGAAGGAGCCGCCGGGCGCCGAGCCCTGCGCCACGCCCTACGGTGTGGGCGCCGACACGGACGGCGTGCTCGAACGCGCCGTGGACTTGCTGTCGGCCGAGAAGAAGGACAGGAGCGAGCCCGAGCGAGAGCCCCCCAAGAAGGCGGAGAAGGAGCTCAAGCCGTACGGGTCGGGCGCCGGCAGCCTCctgaaggagaagaagaggagggagaggcacCGCGACAAGTGGCGCGAGGAGAGGGACAGGCACCGTGACAGGCACGCCAGGGACAAGGACAAGGCCCGGGACGAGAGCCTGCGGCTCGGGGAGACCCGAGGGAAGGAGAAGGGCGACGCGGCCAAGGTGAGCAGCAGCAGTGACAAGCCCCcggcgcccccgccgccgccgccgccgccccgggACGCGGGCAGGAAGGACGCCCGGCCACGCGAGAAGCTGCTGGGCGACGGCGACCTCATGATGACCAGCTTCGAGAGGATGCTGTCCCAGAAGGACCTGGAGGTGGAGGAGCGGCACAAGCGGCACAAGGAGCGCATGAAGCAGATGGAGAAGATGCGGCACCGGTCGGGGGACCCGAAGCTCAAGGACAAGGCCAAGGCAGTTGACGAGGGCCGCAAGAAGAGCCTTGACCTGCCCCCCAAGAAGCCGCCGGGGCCGGAGCCTCTGTGCAAAGACCGGAAGCTCAAGGAGTCGGCGCCCACTCCGCCGGCCGGCCCCGAGAGCAAGCCGCACGCAGGCCCAGGCGCCGAACCCAAAGACTGGCTGGCAGGGCCTCCCCTGAAGGAGGGGCTGCCCGCCTCCCCCAGGCCCGACCAGGGCCGGCCCACGGGGGTGCCCACGCCCACCTCGGCGGTGTCCTGCCCCAGCTACGAGGAGGTGATGCACACACCCCGGACCCCGTCCTGCTCGGCTGAGGACTACACGGACCTCGTGTTCGACTGCGCCGACTCCCAGCACCCGATAGCCGTCTCCGCTGCCTCCACCAACGCCTGCTCCCCCTCCTTTTTCGACAGATTCTCCGTGGCCCCGAGTGGGCTTCCGGAGAACCCAAACCAGACGTCCACGCGGCCTCTGTCCACAAACCTGTACCGCTCTGTGTCTGTGGACGTCCGGAGGACCCCCGAGGAAGAGTTCAGCGTCGGGGACAAGCTGTTCCGGCAGCAGAGCGTCCCCACTGCCCCGAGCTACAGCTCCCCggtgcagcagctgctggaggacAAGGGGCCCCTGCAGGCTGTGCCCACGGACAAGTGCGCCTGCCTGTCCCCGGACTACTACTCCTCGGACTacggcctcccctcccccaaggccgaGGCCCTGCACTGCCCGCCTGCGGCCGTGGTCGGCGTCACCCCCGCCCCGGACGGCGTCTTCTCCAGTTTACAGGCCAAGTCCTCCCCCTCTTCCAGAGGTGAACTGCTGGCCCCCGACCTGGGCCTCCCCCTGGATGCCACCGAGGACCAGCAAGCCACCGCCGCCATCATCCCCCCAGAGCCCAACTATCTGGAGCCCCTGGACGAGGGCCCGTTCAGCGCGGTCATCACCGAGGAGCCCGTCGAGTGGACTCACCCCGCGGCCGAGCAGGCCCTGCCCTCCGAGCACCCCGTGGGCTGGCCTGTGGGCTCAGACCTCCTGCTCAAGTCTCCCCAGCGGTTCCCCGAGTCCCCGCGGCACTTCTGCCCCGCCGAGCCCCTCCCCCCGGGCGCCCCCGGACCCTTGGGTGCCTCAGAGACCTCATACCCCGTCTCTCCCGTGTCCTACCCTTTGCCAGTTCCCGAGCCGGGGCTGGAGGAAGCCAAAGACCACGGGGTGGAGGAGCTGCCGGTCACGGTCGCAGTCGCGGTCACCACGGCCGAGGAGGCTGCCCCCTGTGCACCTCCTCCGCGGCTAGGGCCCTTTTTCAGCAGCTGCACCCCCCTCCCCGATCCCCCACTGCCCATAGACCCTGAGCCCGCATGTGGGACGGCTGTGGCCCCCGCGGAGCCCCTGGGGCCCTTAGAAAACACCTTCCTGGacagcagccagagcctgccTGCCCTTGGCCAGGTGGGGCCGGTGACCTGGTCGGACGCCTTCCCCACCTCCGAGGACGACCTGGACCTGGGGCCCTTCTCGCTGCCCGAGCTGCCTCTGCAGACTAAAGATGTCCCAGAAGTCGAAAGTGAGCCCACCGACGAAGGGCTGGCTCCTCTCGAGAAGGCTCCTCCGGGGGCCCCTGTGGCCGTGGAGGGCGGCAGTGTCCCTGCCCTGACCACGGAGGAGCAACACGCCCTGACCCCAGACCAGACATCCAGCCGGCTCCCcaccgagcccgagcccgagcccggaCGGGAAGGGCCCAGGCTGGAGCCGGCTCCGGCAGGCGTGGTGGACGCAGGGCCCGCTGTGGCCACCGACAGGGTTCCCGAGGCCTTGGACTCCCTCCCGGGGTCCGGGGCGCCTAGACAGCAACCTCCGCAGGGCGAGGACCAGGAGACCGAGGCTGCTGACCCTCCGGCCACCTCCCACTGCGCGCCCGATGTCCCCCCCACGGACAGCTCCACGCCGGCCCAAGCTGTGGACAGCAGCGGGCGGGCCGAGGCGGAGCTGGCACCCACCCACGCGCCTGCCCCAACAGGGAGCCCGCTGGGTGGCCCGGCATCCGAAGCCacggagcaggagcccaagccttcCGCCGAAACCCCCCGAGCCCCCAAAGTGGAGGAGATCCCCCAGCGCATGACCAGGACTCGGGCCCAGATGCTGGCCAGTCAGGGCAAGCAGAGCGCACCTGTGGCCGAGCGGGAGGCCCCGGCCGCCCCGGCTGCCAGGACCAAGGGCCGGGGCTCCGAGGACGACGACACGCAGGCCCAGCACCCACGCAAGCGGCGCTTCCAGCGCTCcagccagcagctccagcagctgcacaCGTCCACGCAGCAGACGCGCGAGGTCATCCAGCAGACACTGGCCGCCATCGTGGACGCCATCAAGCTGGACGCCATCGAGCCCTACCACAGCGACAGATCCAACCCCTACTTTGAGTACCTTCAGATCCGCAAGAAGATCGAGGAGAAGCGCAAGATCCTGTGCTACATCCCGCCCCAGGCGCCCCAGTGCTACGCCGAGTACGTCACCTACACCGGCTCCTACCTCCTGGACGGCAAGCCGCTCAGCAAGCTCCACATCCCCGTG attgcgccccctccctctctggcgGAGCCCCTGAAGGAGCTGTTCAAGCAGCAGGAGGCGGTGCGAGGGAAGCTGCGTCTCCAGCACAGCATCGAACGG gagaaGCTGATCGTGTCCTGTGAGCAGGAGATCCTGCGGGTTCACTGCCGGGCCGCCAGGACCATCGCCAACCAGGCAGTGCCATTCAGCGCCTGCACCATGCTGCTAGACTCCGAGGTCTACAACATGCCCCTCGAGAGCCAG GGGGACGAGAACAAGTCGGTGCGGGACCGCTTCAACGCCCGgcagttcatctcctggctgcaggACGTAGATGACAAGTACGACCGCATGAAG ACGTGCCTACTGATGCGGCAGCAGCACGAGGCCGCCGCGCTCAACGCCGTGCAGAGGATGGAGTGGCAGCTGAAGGTGCAGGAGCTGGACCCCGCCGGGCACAAGTCCCTGTGCGTGAACGAGGTGCCCTCCTTCTACGTGCCCATGGTTGACGTCAACGACGACTTCGTGCTGCTGCCGGCCTGA